A stretch of the Oceanicola sp. D3 genome encodes the following:
- a CDS encoding DMT family transporter: MTTTSPSDAAPSRPVAGVLWMVVTGVLFVAVTASVKLTDGRVPAPQAAFLRYTLGLIFILPMIPAIRADKLCWPEIRVFTLRGAAHTVGVMLWFYGMSTITIAEVTALNYMSPVYVTLGAVLFLGERMALRRIMAVGVAMLGALIILRPGFRELQGGHWAMVLAAFCLAGSYLVAKQLSGRLSAATLVAMLSIAVSIGLTPFAWAVWVPVSWYDLGILFLTAAFATGAHYSMGLAFKCAPVTVTQPVTFLQLIWAVALGYFMFDEGLDSWVIIGGTVIIAAVSFITWREAMVNRRQVTPQAGETKF; the protein is encoded by the coding sequence ATGACAACGACCTCCCCTTCGGATGCAGCCCCGAGCCGCCCTGTTGCGGGTGTGCTCTGGATGGTTGTCACAGGCGTTCTCTTCGTCGCAGTCACCGCCTCGGTGAAGCTGACGGACGGGCGCGTTCCGGCGCCTCAGGCGGCTTTTTTGCGTTATACGCTGGGGCTCATCTTCATTCTGCCGATGATCCCGGCGATCCGGGCGGACAAGCTGTGTTGGCCGGAGATCCGCGTGTTCACGCTGCGCGGCGCGGCCCACACGGTGGGGGTGATGCTTTGGTTTTACGGGATGAGCACGATCACCATCGCCGAGGTTACGGCGCTTAACTACATGTCGCCTGTTTATGTGACGCTGGGCGCGGTCCTGTTCCTTGGCGAGCGGATGGCGCTGCGGCGGATCATGGCCGTTGGGGTGGCCATGCTGGGCGCGCTTATCATCCTGCGGCCCGGCTTTCGCGAGTTGCAGGGCGGGCACTGGGCAATGGTGCTGGCGGCCTTCTGCCTCGCGGGCAGCTACCTCGTGGCCAAGCAACTCTCGGGCCGTCTGAGCGCGGCAACGCTGGTGGCGATGCTTTCGATTGCGGTTTCGATCGGGCTTACCCCTTTTGCTTGGGCCGTCTGGGTGCCGGTGAGCTGGTATGACCTTGGCATTCTGTTCCTGACAGCGGCCTTTGCAACGGGCGCGCATTACAGCATGGGGCTTGCCTTCAAATGCGCGCCGGTGACGGTGACGCAGCCGGTGACGTTCTTGCAGCTGATCTGGGCGGTGGCGCTGGGCTACTTCATGTTCGATGAGGGGCTAGACAGCTGGGTCATCATCGGCGGCACGGTGATCATTGCGGCCGTCAGCTTCATCACATGGCGGGAGGCGATGGTGAACCGCAGGCAGGTGACACCGCAGGCCGGGGAAACCAAGTTTTAG
- a CDS encoding metal ABC transporter permease codes for MLDDFLIRAALAGLGVALVSALLGCFVLWRRMAYFGDATAHAALLGVALSLGFGISIPVGVAAAALAMGLAIGTLSGRRTGTDTLLGALAHSALAAGLLAVALIPGGARLDLEAYLFGDILAVSRSDLGLIWGGAALTSAALLWRWQALLITVVSPDLARASGINPRRENLLLVFALALTVAVAIKVVGALLITALLILPAAAARPLARTPEAMAALAVVIAACSALGGLRLSYQWDSPTGPTIVCTAAAFFALTAMARPLLQRVR; via the coding sequence CCTCGCCGGGCTCGGCGTGGCGCTTGTGTCCGCGCTGCTCGGCTGCTTCGTGCTCTGGCGGCGCATGGCTTATTTCGGTGACGCCACCGCACATGCCGCCCTGCTGGGCGTGGCGCTTTCGCTCGGCTTTGGTATTTCCATCCCGGTCGGTGTTGCCGCCGCCGCCCTCGCCATGGGGCTGGCCATCGGCACCCTCTCCGGCCGCCGCACCGGTACAGATACATTGCTCGGAGCCCTTGCCCATTCTGCGCTCGCGGCGGGGCTGCTGGCGGTGGCGCTGATCCCCGGGGGCGCCCGGCTCGACCTTGAAGCCTATCTCTTCGGCGATATTCTCGCCGTCTCTCGCAGCGATCTCGGGCTTATCTGGGGCGGTGCCGCGCTGACGTCAGCGGCGTTGCTCTGGCGCTGGCAGGCACTCTTGATCACCGTGGTCTCGCCCGATCTCGCCCGCGCCTCCGGCATCAACCCGCGCCGCGAGAACCTGCTGTTGGTCTTCGCTCTCGCCCTCACCGTGGCGGTTGCGATCAAGGTTGTCGGGGCGCTGCTGATCACCGCCTTGCTGATCCTGCCTGCCGCCGCCGCCCGCCCGCTGGCCCGTACGCCCGAGGCCATGGCCGCGCTTGCGGTGGTTATCGCCGCCTGCTCCGCCCTCGGCGGGCTGCGCCTCTCCTATCAGTGGGACAGCCCAACCGGCCCCACCATCGTGTGCACCGCCGCCGCCTTCTTTGCCCTGACCGCAATGGCCCGGCCTCTGCTGCAACGGGTACGATGA
- a CDS encoding LysE/ArgO family amino acid transporter, which translates to MWDAAIAGFSLGLSLIVAIGAQNAFVLRQGLRRAFVLEVALLCALSDATLIAIGVAGFATLADVMPALLPWFRWGGVVFLLAYGARSFLAAWRGGEALEATGAASGNGAGSAVSRWKTLATCAALTFFNPHVYLDTVALTGSISTRYAPHELAFGVGAVIASFTFFFSLAYGARLLAPLFARPAAWRVLDVLIGAVMWAIAAGLILGA; encoded by the coding sequence ATGTGGGATGCGGCAATTGCGGGGTTTTCATTGGGGCTCAGCCTGATCGTGGCGATTGGGGCCCAGAACGCCTTTGTATTGCGACAGGGGCTTCGGCGGGCCTTCGTGCTGGAGGTCGCGCTGCTGTGTGCGTTGTCGGACGCGACTCTGATTGCCATCGGCGTTGCCGGTTTCGCCACGCTGGCGGATGTGATGCCCGCGCTATTGCCGTGGTTTCGCTGGGGGGGCGTGGTTTTTCTGCTGGCCTATGGCGCGCGCAGCTTCCTTGCCGCATGGCGGGGCGGGGAGGCACTTGAGGCGACCGGAGCGGCAAGCGGAAACGGCGCTGGCAGCGCAGTTTCACGCTGGAAGACGCTCGCCACCTGTGCTGCGCTGACCTTCTTCAACCCGCATGTCTATCTCGACACGGTGGCGCTGACCGGCTCGATCTCGACCCGCTATGCACCGCATGAGCTGGCCTTCGGGGTTGGCGCGGTCATCGCCTCTTTTACCTTTTTCTTCTCGCTGGCCTATGGCGCCCGGTTGCTGGCCCCGCTTTTTGCCCGCCCCGCTGCATGGCGGGTGCTCGACGTGTTGATCGGGGCGGTGATGTGGGCCATCGCGGCGGGGCTCATCCTGGGCGCATGA
- a CDS encoding thiolase family protein yields the protein MSPAPKAVIIAARRTPVAPRGGALARIDAPELAAHAARACLSDTGLSTDDIDELILANALGAGGNPARVAALAAGLPDRVGGLTIDRQCTGGLDAITLAASLIETGRARVVLAGGAESFSRRPIRLATDPDGGPPQPYLRPRFSPDPARDPDMAEAADALAIPRAAQDAFTAASHAKALAAAPLPEIAPLEGLATDPYARALSPRLLARAKPLAGRITLANTAPEADGAALLLVTTEEHARALKLPAVGIGPSAMRGGDPCQPGLAPVDAIHAVLAEAALSPAQIDHFELMEAFAAQALATLSATGLPEAHTNPQGGALARGHPIGASGAILACRLFHALSAPNGPSAGLAAIAAAGGLGSAAVFRRR from the coding sequence ATGAGCCCCGCGCCCAAAGCCGTCATCATCGCGGCCCGCCGCACTCCCGTTGCGCCCCGCGGCGGGGCCCTCGCCCGCATCGACGCGCCAGAGCTCGCCGCCCATGCGGCGCGCGCCTGCCTTTCCGACACGGGGCTTTCTACGGATGATATCGACGAGCTCATCCTCGCCAATGCCCTCGGCGCTGGCGGCAACCCGGCCCGCGTGGCGGCTCTGGCCGCTGGCCTGCCAGACCGTGTCGGCGGGCTCACCATCGACCGGCAATGCACTGGCGGGCTGGACGCGATCACGCTCGCCGCCAGCCTGATCGAAACCGGCCGCGCCCGCGTCGTCCTCGCTGGCGGGGCCGAGAGCTTCTCGCGCCGCCCCATCCGTCTTGCCACCGATCCCGACGGCGGGCCGCCGCAGCCCTACCTGCGCCCCCGCTTTTCACCGGACCCGGCCCGTGACCCTGATATGGCCGAGGCGGCTGACGCACTCGCCATTCCGCGTGCCGCGCAAGATGCGTTTACGGCTGCCAGCCACGCCAAGGCCCTCGCCGCCGCGCCTCTGCCCGAAATTGCGCCGCTCGAAGGGCTGGCGACAGATCCCTACGCCCGCGCGCTGTCGCCCCGCCTGTTGGCCCGCGCCAAACCGCTCGCAGGGCGTATCACGCTGGCCAACACCGCGCCCGAGGCAGATGGCGCCGCCCTGCTCCTCGTCACCACGGAGGAACACGCCCGCGCCCTGAAGCTTCCAGCCGTGGGCATCGGGCCTTCCGCCATGCGCGGGGGCGACCCCTGCCAGCCCGGCCTCGCCCCCGTCGACGCCATTCACGCGGTGCTCGCCGAGGCGGCGTTGTCGCCGGCGCAGATCGACCATTTCGAACTGATGGAAGCCTTCGCCGCTCAAGCCCTCGCCACACTCTCGGCCACTGGCCTGCCCGAGGCCCACACCAACCCTCAAGGCGGCGCGCTAGCGCGGGGCCACCCGATTGGCGCATCCGGCGCAATCTTGGCTTGCCGTCTGTTTCACGCCCTTAGCGCACCCAACGGCCCGTCCGCCGGGCTCGCCGCCATCGCCGCTGCAGGCGGGCTTGGGAGCGCTGCGGTCTTCCGCCGTCGGTAA
- a CDS encoding DUF1178 family protein encodes MIKYSLRCREGHSFESWFAGAEAYDALARAGHLSCAVCGASEVEKSVMAPRLGSGASAPEVREPSEPSNERPLAAPATPQEKAIAELRRKVERDSEYVGGEFARVARAMHAGEEPGRSIHGEARLKDAKALIEDGVPVLPLPFASPRKTN; translated from the coding sequence ATGATAAAGTACAGCCTGCGATGCCGCGAAGGCCACAGCTTTGAAAGCTGGTTTGCCGGTGCCGAAGCCTATGACGCGCTCGCCCGCGCGGGCCATCTGTCTTGCGCGGTTTGCGGTGCTTCGGAGGTTGAAAAATCGGTCATGGCCCCCCGCCTTGGCTCCGGAGCAAGTGCACCAGAAGTCCGAGAACCCTCCGAGCCAAGCAACGAACGCCCGCTTGCTGCGCCCGCCACCCCGCAAGAAAAGGCCATCGCCGAGCTGCGCCGTAAGGTGGAGCGCGACAGCGAATATGTTGGCGGAGAGTTTGCTCGCGTCGCCCGGGCCATGCACGCGGGCGAGGAGCCGGGCCGCAGCATTCATGGCGAGGCCCGTCTGAAAGACGCGAAAGCCCTTATCGAAGATGGCGTGCCGGTGCTTCCCCTACCCTTCGCGTCACCACGCAAGACCAACTGA
- a CDS encoding SLC13 family permease, whose product MTGEQITLFALFGAVFGLLLWGRFRYDLVAFAALLTGVVLGVVPSDRAFEGFGHPATIVVALVLVVSAGLVNSGAVLLITRTLVSSTRGLGGHIALMGGVGGLLSAFMNNVAALALLMPVDIQTARKAGRVPGLTLMPLSFATILGGMATLIGTPPNIIIAAVRGDALGEPFRMFDFAPVGALTAIAGLAFVALGGWRLIPGTGDGAGAVQVGEMKNYIAELTVPEGSKFVGLRVREIEEAALKADVAILGLVRGGKRLYGAQRLTKVEAEDALVLEAVPDALDEFRASHGLVFSDEKRRELLEDAGEGLGLIEVVVPADARIAGRSAHGIGLSWRQRTILMGISRQGKRITSQVRKEEVKPGDILLLLVPNDRATEVTAWIGALPLADRGLAVTQDSKTWLAIGMFAAAVAAASFGLVYLPVALGLVVVGYVLTKILSLSELYTHIEWPVVVLLGSMIPLGAALEASGGTQMIAGALVGLTEGWPAWAILTVLMVVTMTLSDVLNNTATAIVAAPIGIQMANSLGVSADPFLMAVAVAASSAFLTPIGHKNNTLILGPGGYSFGDYWRMGLPLEILVVAVSIPLILVFWPL is encoded by the coding sequence GTGACAGGCGAACAGATTACACTCTTCGCGCTCTTCGGGGCGGTCTTCGGGCTGCTGCTGTGGGGGCGCTTCCGATATGACCTTGTGGCTTTCGCGGCGCTGCTCACCGGGGTTGTCCTTGGTGTGGTGCCCTCGGACCGGGCCTTTGAGGGCTTTGGCCACCCGGCGACCATCGTGGTGGCGCTGGTGCTTGTCGTCTCGGCGGGGTTGGTGAACTCGGGGGCTGTGCTTCTGATCACCCGCACGCTTGTCAGCTCGACCCGGGGGCTTGGCGGCCACATCGCCTTGATGGGCGGGGTGGGCGGGTTGCTAAGCGCCTTCATGAACAACGTGGCCGCGCTGGCGCTGCTGATGCCGGTGGATATCCAGACCGCGCGCAAAGCCGGGCGCGTGCCGGGGCTCACCCTGATGCCCCTGAGTTTTGCCACCATTCTGGGGGGCATGGCCACGCTCATCGGAACACCGCCCAACATCATCATCGCCGCCGTGCGGGGCGATGCCCTGGGCGAGCCGTTCCGGATGTTTGACTTTGCCCCGGTGGGTGCGCTCACCGCCATTGCGGGCCTTGCCTTTGTGGCACTTGGCGGCTGGCGGCTGATCCCCGGCACGGGCGACGGGGCGGGCGCTGTGCAGGTCGGTGAGATGAAGAACTACATCGCCGAGCTGACCGTGCCCGAAGGCTCTAAGTTCGTTGGCCTCCGTGTTCGCGAGATCGAAGAGGCCGCGCTGAAGGCCGATGTTGCCATTCTGGGCCTCGTGCGCGGTGGCAAGCGGCTTTATGGGGCGCAGCGGCTCACCAAGGTGGAGGCCGAAGATGCGCTGGTGCTGGAGGCGGTGCCGGATGCGCTCGACGAGTTCCGCGCCTCGCATGGGCTTGTTTTCTCTGATGAAAAGCGCCGTGAGCTGCTCGAGGACGCGGGCGAAGGGCTCGGGTTGATCGAGGTGGTGGTGCCGGCGGATGCGCGAATTGCCGGTCGGTCGGCCCATGGTATCGGGCTGAGCTGGCGTCAGCGCACGATCCTCATGGGGATCTCCCGGCAGGGCAAGCGGATCACCAGTCAGGTGCGCAAGGAGGAGGTCAAGCCGGGCGATATTTTGCTGCTGCTGGTGCCAAATGACCGGGCGACGGAGGTGACCGCTTGGATCGGCGCGCTGCCACTGGCAGACCGGGGGCTGGCGGTGACGCAAGACAGCAAGACCTGGCTCGCCATCGGCATGTTTGCGGCCGCGGTGGCTGCGGCCTCCTTTGGGCTTGTCTATCTTCCCGTCGCGCTTGGGCTTGTCGTCGTGGGCTATGTGCTGACGAAGATCCTGTCCCTGAGCGAGCTATACACTCACATCGAGTGGCCCGTCGTGGTGCTGCTCGGCTCGATGATCCCGCTCGGCGCGGCGCTGGAGGCTTCGGGCGGCACGCAAATGATCGCAGGCGCGCTGGTGGGGCTCACGGAAGGGTGGCCGGCATGGGCCATTCTCACGGTGCTGATGGTGGTGACGATGACACTCTCGGATGTGCTCAACAACACGGCCACGGCAATCGTTGCCGCGCCCATCGGCATCCAGATGGCGAATTCGCTGGGGGTCTCGGCAGACCCGTTCCTGATGGCGGTGGCCGTTGCCGCGTCTTCCGCGTTTCTCACCCCCATCGGGCACAAGAACAACACGCTGATCCTCGGGCCGGGCGGCTACAGTTTTGGCGATTACTGGCGGATGGGCCTGCCGCTGGAGATATTGGTCGTGGCCGTGTCGATCCCGCTTATCTTGGTGTTCTGGCCGTTGTGA
- a CDS encoding AMP-binding protein, producing MSGWFIAAATARLFGAGGPVPLGPPETQSSEADLLCAALDAAPRATFRLAPPTLHLGQPQPVPAFETLTGGTTGRPRHIRRTQASWIASFEINRAAWSLGPNARVATLGSLAHSLTLYGALEALHCGAEAHLLHGLRPDRQQAALVARAITLLWATPSQIRLLTGPPAPSVTRLLIGGGVLDAASEAKARALFPEAQLYSFYGAAETSFITIDGAPYPGVTLDIRNPGPDGAGEVWVRSPYLFEGYGSTPDPQRDASGFTTVGERGHLTNGLLSIVGRADRAVRIAEQTVQLEAVEAALLALPGVTEAAVIAQPDAKRGNRLVAAYSGTVAPEALALTALPPLARPRSLTQIAPEDWPRRASGKTDLAAIAARLQADEQSEEARRTEERSDEATG from the coding sequence ATGAGCGGCTGGTTTATCGCTGCCGCCACCGCCCGTCTCTTTGGCGCGGGCGGCCCCGTGCCACTCGGCCCGCCCGAAACCCAGAGCAGTGAGGCCGACCTCCTGTGCGCCGCACTCGACGCGGCCCCAAGGGCCACCTTTCGCCTCGCGCCGCCCACCTTGCACCTCGGCCAACCGCAGCCCGTGCCCGCGTTTGAAACCCTGACCGGCGGCACCACCGGCCGCCCGCGCCACATCCGCCGCACGCAGGCCAGCTGGATTGCCAGCTTCGAAATCAACCGCGCTGCGTGGTCCCTCGGCCCCAACGCCCGGGTTGCCACCCTCGGAAGCCTCGCGCATTCTCTCACGCTCTATGGCGCCCTTGAGGCCCTGCACTGTGGCGCCGAGGCACATCTGCTCCACGGTCTTCGGCCCGATCGCCAGCAAGCGGCGCTTGTAGCGCGCGCGATCACCCTGCTCTGGGCGACCCCCTCGCAAATCCGCCTGCTCACCGGGCCACCCGCGCCCTCCGTCACCCGGCTCCTCATCGGCGGCGGCGTGCTGGATGCCGCGAGTGAGGCCAAGGCACGCGCCCTCTTCCCCGAGGCGCAGCTGTACAGCTTCTACGGCGCAGCCGAAACCAGCTTCATAACAATTGACGGTGCCCCCTACCCCGGCGTCACACTCGACATCCGAAACCCCGGCCCGGATGGCGCTGGGGAGGTCTGGGTGAGGAGCCCTTACCTCTTCGAAGGCTATGGCAGCACGCCAGACCCGCAGCGCGATGCGAGCGGCTTCACTACAGTGGGCGAGCGCGGCCACCTTACCAACGGTCTGCTGTCCATCGTGGGCCGGGCCGACCGCGCCGTGCGGATCGCCGAACAAACGGTGCAACTTGAAGCGGTTGAGGCCGCGCTCCTCGCGCTGCCCGGCGTTACCGAGGCCGCCGTCATTGCGCAGCCTGATGCCAAACGCGGCAACCGTCTTGTCGCCGCCTACAGCGGCACCGTAGCGCCCGAGGCTCTCGCTCTTACCGCCCTGCCGCCGCTGGCCCGACCGCGCAGCCTCACTCAAATCGCTCCCGAAGATTGGCCCCGCCGCGCCTCCGGCAAAACCGACCTCGCCGCCATTGCCGCCCGCCTGCAAGCCGATGAGCAAAGCGAAGAGGCCCGCCGCACCGAAGAGCGCAGCGATGAGGCAACTGGATGA
- a CDS encoding SDR family NAD(P)-dependent oxidoreductase has protein sequence MASTAAPVAALVTGASRGIGLALAQRLTAQGPVIGTCRRAPPAAEGIRWAEAEMTSPASIAALADQLEGAPLERLICNAGIYPDKGQSLEGGYPPEMWADSFAVNVTAAFLTVQALLPNLRAAQAPRIALISSQMASHTRAPGGSYIYRASKAAVLNLGRNLATDLRGDGIAVGIYHPGWVRTDMGGSAAEISVDEAANGLAARVEELSLATTGAFLTWDRREHAF, from the coding sequence ATGGCCAGTACCGCCGCGCCCGTTGCCGCGCTCGTCACCGGCGCCAGCCGTGGCATCGGCCTTGCGCTGGCCCAGCGCCTCACCGCTCAGGGCCCCGTCATCGGCACCTGCCGCAGGGCGCCGCCCGCCGCTGAAGGTATCCGTTGGGCCGAGGCGGAGATGACCAGCCCAGCCTCGATCGCCGCTCTTGCCGATCAGCTGGAGGGCGCCCCGCTGGAGCGCCTCATCTGCAACGCGGGCATCTACCCCGATAAGGGCCAGAGCCTTGAGGGCGGCTATCCGCCTGAGATGTGGGCCGATAGCTTTGCCGTTAACGTGACCGCGGCCTTTCTCACCGTTCAGGCATTGCTACCCAACCTGCGGGCAGCTCAGGCTCCAAGGATTGCGCTGATCTCGTCGCAAATGGCCTCGCATACCCGCGCACCCGGCGGCAGCTACATCTACCGCGCCTCCAAAGCCGCCGTGCTCAACCTCGGTCGCAACCTCGCCACCGACCTCCGCGGCGATGGCATCGCAGTGGGCATCTATCACCCCGGATGGGTGCGCACAGATATGGGCGGCAGTGCAGCCGAGATATCGGTCGACGAGGCCGCAAATGGGCTTGCCGCGCGTGTGGAAGAGCTTTCCTTGGCCACCACCGGCGCGTTTCTCACATGGGATCGGCGCGAACACGCCTTCTAG
- a CDS encoding 3-deoxy-D-manno-octulosonic acid transferase translates to MYLYRLLLSFALPAIALNFALRLLRRSETADDIRQRLATREEPRLTGPRIWLHGASNGELAGARAVIERLLEAHPGLHLTITSNTTTGRDLVAGWMLPRTIARLAPLDTRATLRRFLDLHVPQALIVIENELWPNRLTSARKAGLPVVVISARLSARSAGRWARWPGLAREVLSSITLLSAQDAESAERFAALGLPDTAIAKPFALKSSAPPPSVDPAELDRLAPHFERAETLLAASTHPGEEEQVLAAFTEALQTRPALRLILAPRHARRSAEVAGLIAKAGLPFATRSKAEPPGTAPVYLADTMGEMGLWYALSGLCFTGGSLVEKGGHTPWEPVHFGCALLHGPSSFNQRDAFAQLHEALAAVEVTDAKALAQTLATLTPEDQARMAEAAFAVAKSRETDISPLLTEVSRAAGLAEETAKL, encoded by the coding sequence TTGTACCTTTATCGACTGCTTCTCAGCTTTGCCCTCCCGGCAATCGCGCTCAACTTTGCTCTGCGCCTGCTGCGCCGGAGCGAAACCGCCGATGACATCCGCCAGCGCCTTGCCACCCGTGAAGAACCGCGCCTGACAGGCCCAAGGATTTGGCTGCACGGCGCCTCCAATGGCGAGCTTGCGGGCGCGCGCGCGGTGATCGAACGGCTGCTTGAGGCGCATCCGGGCCTGCACCTTACCATCACGTCGAACACGACCACTGGGCGTGACCTCGTGGCAGGCTGGATGCTGCCCCGCACAATCGCTCGCCTCGCGCCGCTTGATACCCGCGCCACGCTGCGCCGTTTTCTTGATCTACATGTGCCGCAAGCCCTGATCGTCATTGAAAATGAGCTCTGGCCAAACCGGCTGACATCGGCGCGCAAGGCCGGCCTTCCCGTAGTCGTCATCTCCGCACGCCTCTCCGCCCGCTCGGCAGGGCGTTGGGCCCGTTGGCCGGGGCTGGCCCGCGAGGTGCTCTCCTCCATCACCCTGCTCTCGGCGCAGGATGCCGAAAGCGCCGAGCGCTTCGCGGCCCTCGGCCTGCCCGATACCGCAATCGCAAAGCCATTTGCCCTGAAGTCCTCCGCCCCGCCGCCTTCGGTCGACCCTGCCGAGCTGGACCGGCTCGCGCCTCACTTCGAGCGGGCCGAAACCCTGCTCGCCGCCTCCACCCACCCGGGCGAAGAAGAACAGGTCTTGGCTGCCTTCACCGAAGCCTTGCAAACCCGCCCCGCCCTGCGGCTGATCCTCGCGCCCCGACACGCACGCCGCAGCGCCGAAGTGGCCGGGCTGATCGCAAAGGCAGGCTTGCCCTTCGCCACCCGTTCCAAGGCAGAGCCCCCCGGCACCGCACCGGTCTACCTCGCCGACACCATGGGCGAGATGGGCCTTTGGTATGCGCTCAGCGGGCTCTGCTTTACCGGTGGCTCGCTGGTGGAAAAGGGCGGCCACACGCCGTGGGAGCCGGTGCATTTTGGCTGCGCCCTCCTGCACGGCCCCTCCTCGTTCAACCAGCGCGATGCCTTCGCACAGTTGCACGAGGCTCTTGCCGCCGTTGAGGTAACTGATGCCAAGGCGCTGGCTCAAACGCTGGCCACGCTGACGCCGGAGGATCAGGCCCGCATGGCCGAAGCCGCCTTTGCCGTGGCCAAATCGCGTGAAACCGATATCTCTCCCCTGCTCACCGAGGTGTCACGCGCCGCCGGGCTTGCAGAAGAAACCGCCAAACTGTGA
- a CDS encoding NUDIX hydrolase, translated as MSQMKPIHVPVRLAGRSKRGLRTQFAALCFRQEAGETEILLISSRTRKRWIIPKGWPMDGLSGAQAAAQEAWEEAGALGMTLPHSLGVYSYSKLSGPRKGLPCLVAVYPLLVTQLRRNYPERKQRKRKWFSLKKAAAKVTEPELRAILERFDPAHLTDLQKIR; from the coding sequence ATGAGCCAGATGAAACCAATCCACGTGCCCGTCCGCCTCGCAGGCCGGTCCAAGCGTGGCTTGCGCACCCAGTTCGCCGCGCTCTGCTTCCGGCAGGAAGCTGGCGAAACCGAGATTCTGCTGATCTCGTCGCGCACCCGCAAACGCTGGATCATTCCCAAGGGTTGGCCGATGGATGGGCTTTCAGGTGCTCAAGCAGCGGCGCAGGAAGCCTGGGAAGAAGCGGGCGCACTTGGCATGACCCTGCCTCATAGTCTTGGCGTTTACAGCTACTCCAAGCTTTCCGGCCCCCGCAAAGGCCTGCCCTGCCTTGTCGCCGTTTACCCGCTGCTCGTTACCCAACTGCGCCGCAACTACCCCGAGCGAAAGCAGCGCAAACGCAAGTGGTTTTCGCTGAAGAAGGCGGCTGCAAAGGTGACGGAGCCCGAGCTGAGAGCAATCCTCGAGCGGTTCGATCCGGCGCATCTGACTGATCTCCAGAAGATCCGCTAA
- a CDS encoding LysR family transcriptional regulator ArgP: MLMFTDPALLALHAVLRTGSFEAAAAALNVSPPAVSQRIRKLEEKMGTPLVRRTTPCEATETGARLYRHAEEMGLLSRALAADLGQPAAPATLRLAVNADSLATWFIEAMAGVEGISFDLVIDDEDHSADWLRRGEVLAAISAQPGPVQGCDVHPLGVLRYHATCNAAFAARYFPDGPTPEALSRAPCLTFSIKDRLQIQWMEAATGTTPAPPLHIMPATTAFIDAARSGLGWGMNPAPIAAPHLASGALRELKPGLTIDRPLFWLVSRLAAPALTDLTARVKRAAARHLA; the protein is encoded by the coding sequence ATGCTTATGTTCACAGATCCGGCTCTCCTCGCCCTTCATGCCGTCCTGCGCACCGGCTCCTTCGAGGCAGCCGCAGCAGCGCTCAACGTGTCCCCGCCCGCCGTCTCCCAGCGCATCCGAAAGCTGGAGGAGAAGATGGGCACCCCGCTCGTCCGCCGCACCACGCCCTGCGAAGCCACAGAAACCGGCGCCCGCCTCTACCGCCACGCCGAGGAAATGGGGCTGCTCTCCCGGGCGCTCGCCGCCGACCTCGGCCAACCCGCCGCGCCCGCCACCCTTCGCCTTGCGGTGAATGCCGACAGCCTTGCCACATGGTTCATCGAGGCCATGGCGGGTGTGGAGGGCATCAGCTTTGATCTGGTCATAGACGATGAAGACCACTCCGCCGACTGGCTCCGCCGGGGCGAGGTGCTTGCCGCGATTTCTGCTCAGCCCGGCCCGGTACAGGGCTGCGACGTGCACCCTCTCGGTGTTCTTCGCTACCATGCCACCTGCAACGCGGCCTTCGCCGCACGGTACTTTCCCGATGGCCCTACCCCCGAGGCGCTTTCTCGCGCGCCCTGCCTCACCTTCTCAATCAAAGATAGGCTGCAAATTCAGTGGATGGAGGCCGCCACCGGCACAACGCCTGCCCCGCCGCTGCATATCATGCCCGCCACCACAGCCTTTATCGACGCTGCCCGCTCAGGCCTCGGCTGGGGTATGAACCCCGCGCCCATCGCCGCGCCACACCTTGCATCCGGGGCACTCCGCGAACTCAAGCCCGGCCTCACCATTGACCGGCCACTCTTTTGGCTTGTCTCCCGCCTCGCCGCCCCCGCGCTGACCGATCTGACGGCCCGGGTCAAACGCGCCGCCGCGCGCCATCTTGCCTAG